A stretch of the Dyella telluris genome encodes the following:
- a CDS encoding malonic semialdehyde reductase codes for MSEKLSEAAFDQLFRTARTYNAWLPKEVTDEQLHQVYELAKFGPTSANSSPMRVVFVKSKEAKEKLAPFLSEGNRAKTLAAPVTAIVGTDHEFFEKLPQLFPHADARSWFVGNQSLIDITAFRNSSLQGAYLMMAARAVGLDCGPMSGFDNAGVDAAFFAGTAVKANFLINLGYGDASRDLFPRSPRLSFDEACRIA; via the coding sequence ATGAGCGAGAAGCTTTCCGAGGCCGCCTTCGACCAGCTGTTCCGTACGGCGCGTACGTACAACGCCTGGCTGCCGAAAGAAGTGACCGACGAGCAGCTGCATCAGGTCTATGAGCTGGCCAAGTTCGGTCCGACCAGTGCCAATTCCTCGCCCATGCGTGTGGTCTTCGTGAAGTCGAAGGAGGCCAAGGAAAAGCTTGCGCCGTTCCTCTCCGAAGGCAATCGTGCCAAGACCCTGGCCGCGCCGGTCACCGCCATCGTCGGTACCGACCACGAATTCTTCGAAAAGCTGCCCCAGCTGTTCCCGCACGCCGATGCGCGCAGCTGGTTCGTTGGCAACCAGTCGCTGATCGACATCACCGCCTTCCGCAACAGCTCGTTGCAGGGCGCTTATCTGATGATGGCCGCGCGTGCGGTGGGCCTCGATTGCGGTCCGATGTCCGGCTTCGACAACGCCGGTGTCGATGCCGCCTTCTTCGCCGGTACCGCGGTGAAGGCCAATTTCCTGATCAATCTCGGCTATGGCGATGCCAGCCGAGACCTGTTCCCGCGCAGCCCGCGCCTGTCGTTCGACGAAGCTTGCCGGATCGCCTGA
- a CDS encoding mitochondrial fission ELM1 family protein, translated as MKPHGDCWVITDDAAGNQRQALALAHLLSMPVRHLQLAPAAPWSWLAPRLTLGARLALDATQRRQFAAPWPAVAIGCGRSAALYTRMLRALSRGRCYTVQILDPRVNPEHWDTVISPQHDQLSGRNVIRPLGSLNPVDDDWLQDGRDADPAFETLPRPRVGVLLGGPRKGVTFDESYIDQLIHGLHARRRLDGGSLLVMASRRTPPALVERMRQGLGDVPGLVWAGHDDGGNPYPGVLGWADRLVVTPDSVNMLSEACAVGCPVHTFVVGTLPDKLERFHKALRAAGMLYSLDARDTPPVPPLRETGTIAAVLRDLITLRQGSRK; from the coding sequence ATGAAGCCCCACGGCGACTGCTGGGTCATCACCGACGATGCGGCCGGCAACCAGCGACAGGCGCTCGCGCTGGCCCACCTGCTGTCGATGCCGGTGCGGCACCTGCAGCTTGCGCCGGCGGCGCCGTGGTCCTGGCTGGCCCCGCGTCTGACCCTGGGCGCGCGACTGGCGCTGGACGCCACCCAGCGCCGTCAGTTCGCCGCGCCCTGGCCTGCGGTGGCCATCGGTTGCGGCCGCTCCGCCGCGCTGTATACGCGGATGCTGCGCGCACTGAGCCGCGGTCGCTGCTATACGGTTCAGATCCTCGACCCGCGCGTGAACCCCGAGCACTGGGACACGGTGATCTCGCCGCAACACGACCAGCTGTCCGGACGCAACGTGATCCGCCCGCTCGGTTCGCTCAATCCGGTCGACGACGACTGGTTGCAGGACGGTCGCGACGCGGACCCCGCCTTCGAGACCCTGCCCCGTCCCCGGGTCGGCGTCTTGCTCGGCGGGCCACGCAAGGGCGTGACCTTCGATGAAAGTTATATCGACCAGCTGATCCACGGCCTGCACGCGCGGCGCCGACTGGATGGCGGCAGCCTGCTCGTGATGGCTTCGCGCCGCACGCCACCAGCCCTGGTGGAACGCATGCGGCAAGGCCTGGGCGACGTGCCGGGGCTGGTCTGGGCCGGTCACGACGACGGCGGCAATCCCTACCCCGGCGTGCTGGGCTGGGCCGATCGCCTGGTGGTCACGCCGGATTCGGTCAACATGCTGTCCGAAGCCTGCGCCGTGGGCTGTCCGGTGCATACCTTCGTGGTCGGCACGCTGCCCGACAAACTCGAACGGTTCCACAAGGCCCTGCGCGCCGCCGGCATGCTGTATTCGCTCGACGCGCGGGACACGCCGCCCGTTCCGCCGTTGCGCGAGACCGGAACCATCGCCGCCGTGCTGCGCGACCTGATCACCTTGCGGCAAGGCTCCAGGAAATAG
- the glnE gene encoding bifunctional [glutamate--ammonia ligase]-adenylyl-L-tyrosine phosphorylase/[glutamate--ammonia-ligase] adenylyltransferase encodes MTVINKPTESQALRALIDDRYRELIARCRQMGVPLHDDAGVAERIRRTLLASDFAFDTWFRQPQLLAPQGLERLRSGSDASMRAETLKLSNDEAECMTQLRRFRHAEALRLVFRDVNGLDELPETLSATSVLYEVLLEQSLRWSEHALAARYGHSRGHEGELQRMVVVGFGKLGGSELNFSSDIDLVLAYPHGGQSDGARSLDNSEYFVRLTRQLVRLLHEPTVDGICARVDLRLRPFGNAGRLALPFSAMEQYYQSEGRDWERYAWIKARPVAGDRNAGKQLQDLLRPFVYRKYLDYTAFAGLREMKALIDAEVARKDLADNLKLGPGGIREIEFVVQLMQLIRGGREPSLRVRGLLPALTACEARGHISAARARELREAYVFLRRVENRVQMLRDAQTHDIPDDALSRERIALGLGHGSWEELEEQLAGHRAKVSEEFAEVLMPQGGRAAAAPVADVALWQQACTETLNAGVMEASGFTPGAEVAEALVKLSQAASVRAMSQRSREQLDRLMPQLLAVARQSIAPVSCLLRLCRLVQAVARRSSYLALLEEQPAARHRLAKLFAESAFLAERVIAQPLLLDDVLDPRIDQLPLKRADISAEITRVLATLDEREAEAELERLNEFKASVAFRLGLAFNDGRADAVATARRLAVLAESIVLAVTALAERELAAQHGRLPGDGTGFAVLGYGSLGGEELGFASDLDLVFVYDGKRAQAMSDGARPMEGSRWYQRLAQRVMNWLTVLTRAGRLYEVDTRLRPDGSKGLLVGSLDAFEAYQKSRAWTWEHQALLRARPIAGDAALNAALSAVRRDVLAVPRERTAVLHEVSSMRQRWRAERDRSDAQLFDLKQGHGGLLDIEFALQGLVLAHAAERPALLNITANAGLIEACRNAGLLDGRQAGVFAEAHAELLHRALACTLDLRSRIAPRDEALERLSGNVKEVTAELGFLF; translated from the coding sequence ATGACTGTCATCAACAAGCCGACGGAATCCCAGGCGCTGCGTGCGCTGATCGACGATCGCTACCGCGAGCTGATCGCGCGCTGCCGCCAGATGGGCGTGCCGCTGCACGACGACGCCGGTGTGGCCGAGCGCATCCGGCGCACCCTGCTCGCCAGCGATTTCGCGTTCGATACCTGGTTCCGCCAGCCGCAACTGCTGGCGCCGCAGGGGCTGGAACGCCTGCGTTCGGGCAGCGATGCCAGCATGCGTGCCGAAACGCTGAAGCTGTCGAATGACGAAGCGGAGTGCATGACGCAGTTGCGCCGTTTCCGCCACGCGGAAGCGTTGCGGCTGGTGTTCCGTGATGTAAACGGCCTGGACGAGCTGCCCGAGACGCTGTCAGCCACCAGCGTGCTTTACGAAGTGCTGCTTGAACAGTCGCTGCGCTGGTCCGAGCATGCGCTGGCGGCCCGCTACGGCCACAGCCGCGGCCACGAAGGTGAATTGCAGCGCATGGTGGTGGTGGGCTTCGGCAAGCTGGGCGGCAGCGAGCTCAACTTCTCCTCCGATATCGACCTGGTGCTGGCCTACCCGCATGGTGGGCAAAGCGATGGCGCGCGTTCGCTCGACAACAGCGAATATTTCGTGCGCCTGACCCGACAGCTGGTGCGCCTGCTGCATGAGCCCACGGTGGACGGCATCTGTGCACGCGTGGACCTGCGCCTGCGACCGTTCGGCAACGCCGGGCGCCTGGCCTTGCCGTTCTCCGCCATGGAGCAGTACTACCAGAGCGAAGGGCGCGACTGGGAGCGCTACGCGTGGATCAAGGCGCGTCCGGTGGCGGGCGACCGCAACGCCGGCAAGCAACTGCAGGATCTGCTGCGCCCCTTCGTCTATCGCAAGTATCTCGACTACACGGCCTTCGCCGGGTTGCGCGAGATGAAGGCGCTGATCGATGCCGAAGTGGCGCGCAAGGACCTGGCCGACAACCTGAAGCTCGGTCCCGGCGGCATCCGCGAGATCGAGTTCGTGGTGCAGCTGATGCAGCTGATCCGCGGTGGCCGCGAGCCCAGCCTGCGCGTGCGCGGCCTGTTGCCGGCGCTGACCGCCTGCGAGGCGCGCGGGCACATCAGTGCGGCGCGAGCGCGCGAACTGCGCGAAGCCTATGTGTTCCTGCGTCGCGTGGAGAACCGCGTGCAGATGTTGCGCGATGCGCAGACGCACGACATTCCGGACGATGCACTCAGCCGTGAACGCATAGCCCTGGGGCTCGGCCATGGCTCGTGGGAAGAACTGGAAGAACAACTGGCCGGTCACCGTGCCAAGGTCAGCGAAGAATTCGCCGAAGTACTGATGCCGCAGGGTGGCCGTGCCGCCGCGGCTCCGGTGGCGGACGTTGCCTTGTGGCAACAGGCCTGCACCGAGACGCTCAATGCAGGCGTGATGGAAGCGTCGGGCTTCACGCCGGGCGCGGAAGTGGCCGAAGCGCTGGTGAAGCTGTCGCAGGCGGCCTCCGTGCGCGCCATGTCGCAGCGTTCGCGCGAGCAGCTCGATCGCCTGATGCCGCAGCTGCTTGCCGTGGCGCGCCAGAGCATCGCGCCGGTGTCCTGCCTGCTACGCCTGTGCCGGCTGGTGCAGGCGGTGGCGCGGCGTTCGTCCTATCTGGCACTGCTGGAAGAGCAACCGGCCGCACGCCATCGCCTGGCCAAGCTGTTCGCGGAGAGTGCCTTCCTTGCCGAGCGCGTCATCGCGCAACCGCTGTTGCTCGACGACGTGCTCGACCCGCGGATTGATCAGCTGCCGCTCAAACGCGCGGACATCAGCGCGGAAATCACCCGCGTACTGGCGACCCTGGACGAGCGCGAGGCCGAAGCGGAGCTGGAGCGCCTCAATGAGTTCAAGGCGAGCGTGGCGTTCCGCCTTGGCCTTGCCTTCAATGACGGCCGCGCCGATGCCGTGGCGACGGCGCGTCGCCTTGCGGTGCTGGCCGAATCCATCGTCCTGGCGGTCACCGCGCTTGCCGAGCGCGAACTTGCAGCGCAACACGGGCGCCTGCCTGGCGACGGCACCGGCTTCGCCGTGCTGGGATATGGCAGCCTGGGCGGAGAAGAGCTGGGTTTCGCGTCCGACCTCGACCTGGTGTTCGTCTACGACGGCAAGCGTGCGCAGGCCATGAGCGATGGCGCGCGCCCCATGGAAGGCTCGCGCTGGTACCAGCGACTGGCGCAGCGCGTGATGAACTGGCTGACCGTGTTGACGCGCGCCGGTCGCCTCTACGAAGTGGATACCCGCCTGCGCCCGGACGGTTCGAAAGGCCTGCTGGTGGGCAGCCTGGATGCATTCGAGGCGTACCAGAAGAGCCGCGCATGGACGTGGGAACACCAGGCCTTGCTGCGCGCCCGCCCCATCGCCGGCGACGCGGCGCTGAACGCGGCGCTGTCCGCGGTGCGTCGCGACGTGCTGGCGGTGCCGCGCGAACGCACGGCGGTACTGCACGAGGTGAGCAGCATGCGTCAACGCTGGCGCGCCGAGCGCGATCGCTCGGACGCGCAGTTGTTCGACCTGAAGCAGGGCCATGGTGGGCTGCTGGATATCGAATTCGCACTGCAAGGACTGGTGCTGGCGCATGCGGCGGAACGTCCGGCGCTGCTCAACATCACCGCCAATGCCGGCCTGATCGAGGCCTGCCGCAATGCCGGCCTGCTCGACGGGCGACAGGCCGGCGTGTTCGCCGAAGCCCATGCCGAACTGCTGCATCGTGCGCTGGCCTGCACGCTCGACCTGCGCTCGCGCATCGCCCCGCGTGACGAAGCGCTGGAACGGCTCAGCGGCAACGTGAAGGAAGTGACGGCGGAGCTGGGCTTCCTGTTCTGA
- a CDS encoding LTA synthase family protein, whose translation MSATPPAPPARSRFARLALIVALGLVFTLLTGLVDGGVGVSPTQALSQPVFLIANALPGLLLAALLLVLSRRPFLSFGLAFLLQTLVYAINALKMSHLNSPLMPADFRMLGQLRRGGLKLLGSYLPASPWPYLALATALAIIVVTWRMEQPMFARRTRGKRLASGLTLLALIGTLFAGMPGWMKIYGGHHLWLEPWSATATAEHSGLVSSLMMFHLHQGHARKKPDTAAAAQLIDRSGTALRERLQGPSRQAGEEPDIVVVQSESFFDPSIMKGYEQADLTPNLRRLAAQGESGPLHVPTYGGGTIRTEFEVLTGLSLRYFDDLQFPYLQMNHKVVPSMVRVLRSHGYETIALHGNDPGFWNRNTAFRAIGFDRFVSRASFPANAAMDGQYMTDSAMTDEIMAQLKNAGPPQFLFAISIEAHGPYDVPPANAAERDAIPVPEGVTGENKRELQNYLYHMRHADQELGRLAELLSHRERPTLLLFYGDHLPALTDVYRTTGFVDGKDMLSQAGTWLLVNPRNPMSPHREPLASWMLPGRLLDQAGVHDDAYFALTQVIAPQLAALTCAPGAPPEAEDHSEQQEDDDMANVALLRMKGKLDPLLPKATMQTAGMVEDVPLVPTGNVESAGAHQ comes from the coding sequence ATGTCAGCGACTCCACCCGCGCCGCCGGCGCGTTCCCGGTTCGCCCGCCTCGCGCTGATCGTCGCGCTGGGGCTCGTATTCACGCTGCTGACCGGCCTGGTCGACGGCGGCGTTGGCGTGAGCCCGACGCAGGCGCTGAGCCAGCCGGTGTTCCTGATCGCCAATGCGCTTCCCGGCCTGCTGCTCGCCGCGCTGCTGCTGGTGCTCAGCCGACGGCCGTTTCTTTCGTTCGGCCTCGCCTTCTTGCTGCAGACGCTGGTGTACGCCATCAATGCGCTGAAGATGAGCCATCTCAACTCGCCGCTGATGCCGGCGGATTTCCGCATGCTGGGCCAGCTGCGGCGCGGCGGCCTGAAGCTGCTGGGCAGCTATCTGCCCGCCAGTCCATGGCCGTATCTGGCGCTGGCAACTGCCCTCGCCATCATCGTGGTGACCTGGCGCATGGAGCAGCCGATGTTCGCGCGGCGCACGCGCGGCAAGCGGCTTGCCTCCGGCCTGACCCTGCTGGCCCTGATCGGCACGCTGTTCGCCGGCATGCCCGGGTGGATGAAGATCTACGGCGGCCACCACCTGTGGCTGGAACCGTGGTCCGCCACGGCAACGGCCGAGCACTCCGGCCTGGTCAGCTCGCTGATGATGTTCCACCTGCACCAGGGGCATGCGCGCAAGAAGCCCGATACCGCCGCCGCGGCCCAGTTGATCGACCGTTCCGGCACCGCGCTGCGCGAACGCCTGCAGGGTCCGTCGCGCCAGGCGGGCGAAGAACCCGATATCGTGGTGGTGCAGAGTGAGTCCTTCTTCGATCCGTCGATCATGAAGGGCTACGAGCAAGCCGACCTCACGCCGAACCTGCGCCGGCTCGCGGCACAGGGTGAAAGCGGCCCGCTGCACGTGCCCACCTACGGCGGCGGCACCATCCGCACCGAGTTCGAGGTGCTTACCGGCCTGTCACTGCGCTATTTCGACGATCTGCAGTTCCCGTACCTGCAGATGAACCACAAAGTGGTGCCCAGCATGGTGCGCGTGCTGCGCTCGCATGGCTACGAAACCATTGCGCTGCACGGCAACGATCCGGGCTTCTGGAACCGCAACACGGCCTTCCGCGCGATCGGCTTCGACCGCTTCGTCTCGCGCGCGTCGTTCCCGGCGAACGCGGCCATGGACGGTCAGTACATGACCGACAGCGCGATGACCGACGAGATCATGGCGCAGCTGAAGAACGCCGGCCCGCCGCAGTTCCTGTTCGCCATCAGCATCGAGGCGCATGGCCCCTACGACGTGCCGCCGGCCAACGCGGCGGAGCGTGACGCCATTCCCGTGCCGGAGGGCGTAACAGGCGAGAACAAGCGGGAGCTGCAAAACTACCTGTATCACATGCGCCATGCCGACCAGGAACTGGGCCGCCTGGCGGAGCTGCTGTCGCATCGCGAACGGCCTACGCTGCTGCTGTTCTATGGCGACCACCTTCCGGCGCTGACCGACGTCTACCGCACCACCGGCTTCGTGGACGGCAAGGACATGCTCAGCCAGGCCGGCACCTGGTTGCTGGTGAACCCGCGCAACCCCATGTCGCCTCACCGGGAGCCCTTGGCCTCGTGGATGCTCCCCGGCCGCCTGCTGGATCAGGCAGGGGTGCACGACGACGCCTATTTCGCACTCACCCAGGTGATCGCGCCGCAGCTGGCCGCACTGACCTGCGCCCCGGGCGCGCCGCCGGAAGCCGAGGACCACTCCGAGCAGCAGGAAGATGACGACATGGCCAACGTCGCCCTGCTGCGCATGAAGGGCAAACTCGACCCCCTGCTGCCCAAGGCCACCATGCAGACGGCGGGCATGGTGGAGGACGTTCCGCTCGTGCCGACTGGCAACGTCGAATCAGCCGGCGCCCATCAATAA
- a CDS encoding acid-shock protein yields MRKTMLAALFVTAASVLTVPAFAQDTAPAAKTEASATTAAATAKDTAKSATETAKSGTETASTKASETGHKAKHTSHKAKAAATDATKTDATKAEGGAPATPKQ; encoded by the coding sequence ATGCGTAAGACCATGCTTGCCGCCCTCTTCGTCACCGCCGCTTCCGTTCTGACCGTTCCGGCGTTTGCGCAGGACACCGCGCCGGCCGCGAAGACCGAAGCAAGCGCAACCACCGCGGCAGCGACGGCGAAGGACACCGCCAAGTCGGCCACGGAAACGGCGAAGTCCGGCACTGAAACCGCGTCCACCAAGGCCAGCGAAACCGGCCACAAGGCAAAGCACACCAGCCACAAGGCCAAAGCTGCCGCCACCGACGCGACCAAGACCGATGCCACCAAGGCAGAAGGTGGCGCGCCGGCCACGCCCAAGCAGTAA
- a CDS encoding TonB-dependent siderophore receptor, translating to MRNGVTLLLSGGLLVSACLAVPGSAVAGARVTQESSLPAARLDFAIPAQPLATALIAFGKQANVQVLTAGSTVARFRSLGITGSYTAQAALEKLLEGTGLIHEFTDQGTVVVTLPEAPGKKSSTPRREEVRELTAVEANALIGRDVGFKATLTSLGSRNDAGLIDVPQSVSVVTRDVMASQQALSVEDVVRNMAGVSYVEGSDGLPLFQIRGFYSGNGLIDGMPNSNVGSGDFPPLIGLDRVEVIKGPQTILGDTNGNSFGGLVNVTTKQPQSQPLRQISYALGERGQVQAGVDLAGPLSHASGLSYRLVVSGEYANSSPQGRRDRRSGYLAPSIGWTTSSTQLVVGAQRILNRLPVPDHAVLLGDTVGSATPFGLLTGNEYDHASYQTDRLYYLLDQQLGHAWTWRSRGQYVQQHNDLQSWTMVNPMSSGDVTPYAQVYRYSDAYYSLQNDLIRVFGTGPVTHTVTLGLDYSRSRVGHTDDLVHEYGSAYNVFTGPALPRVSAVMQPEDNVPLSGTPWSIDNGLFLQDQLAWGERWTMLLALRRSAYEVSTTDAQGNPWTPRRTKWVPNAGLVYKLTPDVAFYAGTSNGFEPLSYLGENGRPLVPALSRQVETGAKLNLFHDQAWLTVSLYRIELDHSYLFLEQAPNFASFGPGQTNRGLEVEFAGRVTPGLDITGSYTNALISNHDGTAPVGAPRQRFNLWASYWFQGGALHGWGVAAGVQARGRSLGQSSDYTVYYPSPGQAEIDANVSYRTDHWRMTLGAKNLFARTLYSADFNETYLPLRTHRSVMLSGTFDF from the coding sequence ATGAGGAACGGTGTGACGCTGCTGCTGTCAGGCGGCCTGCTGGTGTCGGCTTGCCTGGCGGTGCCGGGCAGCGCCGTGGCCGGCGCACGCGTCACTCAAGAGTCCTCACTCCCGGCAGCGCGCCTCGATTTCGCCATTCCGGCGCAACCGCTGGCCACCGCGCTCATCGCCTTCGGCAAGCAGGCCAACGTGCAGGTGCTCACCGCCGGCAGTACCGTCGCGCGCTTCCGTTCGCTGGGCATCACGGGCAGCTACACCGCGCAGGCTGCGCTGGAGAAGCTGCTGGAAGGCACCGGCCTCATCCACGAGTTCACCGACCAGGGCACGGTGGTGGTGACCTTGCCCGAGGCACCCGGCAAGAAGTCGTCCACGCCTCGTCGTGAAGAGGTCAGGGAACTCACCGCCGTTGAAGCCAATGCGCTGATCGGACGGGACGTGGGCTTCAAGGCCACCCTGACCAGCCTCGGCTCGCGCAATGACGCCGGCCTGATCGACGTGCCGCAATCGGTGAGTGTGGTAACCCGCGACGTGATGGCCTCGCAACAGGCGCTGTCGGTCGAGGACGTGGTGCGCAACATGGCGGGCGTGTCCTACGTCGAGGGTTCCGACGGCCTGCCGCTGTTCCAGATCCGCGGCTTCTACAGCGGCAACGGCCTGATCGACGGCATGCCGAACAGCAACGTGGGCTCGGGTGATTTTCCGCCGTTGATCGGGCTGGACCGGGTGGAAGTGATCAAGGGTCCGCAGACGATCCTTGGCGACACCAACGGCAACAGCTTCGGCGGCCTGGTCAACGTCACCACCAAGCAACCGCAGAGCCAGCCGCTTCGCCAGATCAGCTACGCGCTGGGCGAGCGCGGCCAAGTGCAGGCGGGCGTCGACCTGGCCGGTCCGCTCAGCCACGCATCGGGCCTCTCCTATCGCCTGGTGGTGTCGGGCGAGTACGCCAACAGCTCGCCGCAGGGGCGGCGCGACCGCCGCAGCGGCTACCTGGCGCCGTCGATCGGCTGGACCACGTCCTCCACCCAGCTTGTCGTGGGTGCGCAGCGCATTCTCAACCGGTTGCCCGTGCCCGATCACGCCGTGTTGCTTGGCGATACCGTGGGCAGCGCCACGCCGTTTGGATTGTTGACCGGCAACGAATACGACCACGCCAGCTACCAGACCGACCGCCTGTATTACCTGCTCGACCAGCAGTTGGGGCACGCCTGGACATGGCGCAGCCGCGGGCAGTACGTGCAGCAGCACAACGATCTGCAAAGCTGGACGATGGTCAATCCCATGTCCTCCGGCGACGTGACGCCCTATGCGCAGGTCTATCGATACAGCGACGCGTACTACTCCCTGCAGAACGATTTGATCCGCGTGTTCGGCACCGGCCCGGTGACGCATACGGTGACCCTGGGCCTGGACTATTCGCGCTCGCGCGTCGGTCATACCGACGACCTGGTGCACGAGTACGGCAGCGCCTATAACGTGTTCACCGGTCCGGCACTGCCGCGGGTCTCCGCCGTGATGCAGCCGGAGGACAACGTACCGCTGTCCGGCACGCCCTGGTCGATCGACAACGGTCTGTTCCTACAGGACCAGCTCGCCTGGGGCGAGCGCTGGACCATGCTGCTGGCGCTGCGCCGCTCGGCCTATGAGGTGTCCACCACCGACGCGCAGGGCAATCCGTGGACGCCTCGACGCACCAAGTGGGTGCCCAACGCCGGCCTGGTCTACAAGCTCACGCCCGACGTGGCCTTCTATGCAGGCACCAGCAACGGCTTCGAGCCGCTGTCCTACCTGGGCGAGAACGGGCGGCCACTGGTGCCCGCGCTGTCGCGGCAGGTGGAAACCGGCGCCAAGCTCAACCTGTTCCACGATCAGGCATGGCTGACGGTGTCGCTCTACCGTATCGAGCTGGACCACAGTTACCTGTTCCTTGAGCAGGCGCCCAACTTCGCCAGCTTCGGGCCAGGGCAGACCAACCGCGGGCTGGAAGTCGAGTTTGCCGGTCGCGTCACGCCCGGTCTCGATATCACCGGCAGCTACACCAATGCGCTGATCAGCAATCACGACGGCACCGCTCCGGTGGGTGCGCCGCGCCAGCGCTTCAACCTGTGGGCCAGCTACTGGTTCCAGGGCGGTGCGCTCCATGGCTGGGGTGTCGCTGCCGGCGTGCAGGCGCGCGGCCGCTCGCTGGGGCAGAGCAGTGACTACACCGTCTATTACCCGTCACCGGGGCAGGCGGAAATCGACGCCAACGTGTCCTATCGCACGGATCACTGGCGGATGACGCTGGGCGCAAAGAACCTGTTCGCGCGCACGCTCTACTCGGCTGACTTCAACGAGACCTACCTGCCGCTGCGCACGCATCGCAGCGTGATGCTGTCGGGCACGTTCGACTTCTGA
- a CDS encoding FecR family protein: MMANTLNDQNLRVAADWWMRLRDPAASERTTAQWLAWTDEDPAHLSAFERVTELAVRLQALGEVSRERLLAEFVPTQAPSRHRWLPAAAAAAVVIVAGGYAGWRALGSTDTSQEYASAIASQQNVTLEDGTRVTLGGATRLTTHFTRGRREVDLTEGEAYFEVVHNASRPFEVRAGDVTIEDIGTAFNVRRTGNFVTVAMAEGRVRVADATGGGHNSLEAVAGQSVTYDPARAAMNVTASDPANAAAWRSARLEFDNEPLSVVVANINRYRQEPLRIADADLNTLTFTGTVKADAIDDWLHALPQVLPLQVSEAGAQTVLSDTRRKPTQH, encoded by the coding sequence ATGATGGCCAACACCTTGAACGATCAGAACCTGCGCGTCGCCGCCGACTGGTGGATGCGATTGCGCGACCCCGCCGCGTCGGAACGGACGACCGCGCAGTGGCTGGCCTGGACCGATGAAGATCCGGCCCACCTCAGCGCATTCGAACGCGTGACCGAACTGGCAGTGCGCCTGCAGGCGCTGGGCGAGGTGTCGCGCGAACGGCTGCTGGCGGAGTTCGTGCCGACACAGGCGCCGTCCCGCCATCGCTGGCTGCCCGCCGCTGCGGCGGCGGCCGTGGTGATCGTGGCGGGCGGTTATGCCGGTTGGCGTGCACTGGGCTCCACGGACACATCGCAGGAGTACGCCAGCGCCATCGCTTCGCAGCAGAACGTGACGCTGGAGGACGGTACGCGCGTGACCCTGGGTGGTGCCACCCGCCTGACCACGCACTTCACGCGTGGCCGCCGCGAAGTGGATCTCACCGAGGGCGAAGCCTATTTCGAGGTGGTGCACAACGCGTCACGTCCGTTTGAGGTGCGCGCCGGCGACGTGACCATCGAAGATATCGGCACCGCTTTCAATGTGCGACGCACCGGCAATTTCGTCACCGTGGCCATGGCTGAAGGACGCGTGCGCGTGGCTGATGCCACCGGCGGCGGTCACAACAGCCTGGAAGCCGTGGCCGGCCAGTCCGTGACCTACGACCCTGCGCGCGCCGCGATGAACGTCACCGCCAGTGATCCGGCCAACGCAGCTGCGTGGCGTAGTGCACGACTGGAATTCGACAACGAGCCGCTGTCGGTGGTGGTGGCCAACATCAATCGCTATCGCCAGGAACCCCTGCGCATCGCCGATGCCGACCTCAATACGCTGACCTTCACCGGCACCGTCAAGGCCGATGCCATCGACGACTGGCTGCATGCCCTGCCGCAGGTGCTGCCGTTGCAGGTGAGCGAGGCGGGCGCGCAGACCGTGCTGTCCGATACGCGGCGCAAGCCGACGCAACACTGA
- a CDS encoding RNA polymerase sigma factor yields MDIPLNTPSDPGVNLDPAFALRIADLFRDHNRALVAFLQCRLHSLSDAQEVAQEAYVRLVTMERPEQVDSLRAYLFRVASNLAVDRLRSRQVRADHPLNAPDEDLHLAPIPERHVHATGQLHALHKALRELPAKTGRAFVMHVIDGCEISVIARAMKISERMVRYHVANALAHCRARVDEPEMP; encoded by the coding sequence GTGGACATACCCCTCAACACGCCCAGCGATCCGGGCGTGAACCTTGATCCAGCGTTCGCGCTGCGCATCGCCGACCTGTTCCGCGACCACAACCGCGCGTTGGTGGCGTTCCTGCAGTGTCGCCTGCATTCCCTGTCCGACGCCCAGGAAGTGGCGCAGGAAGCTTACGTGCGCCTGGTGACCATGGAACGGCCCGAGCAGGTGGATTCGCTGCGCGCCTACCTGTTCCGCGTGGCCTCGAACCTGGCCGTGGATCGCCTGCGCTCGCGGCAGGTGCGCGCGGACCATCCGTTGAATGCGCCCGACGAGGATCTGCACCTCGCACCGATTCCCGAACGCCACGTGCACGCCACCGGGCAGTTGCACGCGCTGCACAAGGCGTTGCGGGAACTGCCCGCCAAGACCGGGCGAGCCTTCGTCATGCATGTCATCGACGGATGCGAGATCAGCGTTATCGCGCGTGCCATGAAGATCAGCGAGCGCATGGTGCGCTATCACGTCGCCAATGCCCTGGCTCATTGCCGGGCACGGGTGGACGAACCGGAGATGCCATGA